Proteins co-encoded in one Populus trichocarpa isolate Nisqually-1 chromosome 10, P.trichocarpa_v4.1, whole genome shotgun sequence genomic window:
- the LOC7468125 gene encoding hydroxyproline O-galactosyltransferase GALT3 isoform X1, with translation MKSLKIALSMFKMKKWSGGVVIIALAIILVFSYSLMGTRTQKKQSYDFFRNHPAGDSHLKDNHPAKSPQLELKKATKSSKKPHYINVEGLSDLYAQNNISKDESNALVVWFQMRLLLSRSDALPETNQGIREASIAWKDLLSKIKENKAAQLSNINKTEDKNCPYSVSTIDLTTSSGETILDIPCGLAEDSSISVLGIPDGHSRSFQIQLLGSQLPVESNPPIILQYNVSLPGDNMTEEPFVVQNTWTKEYGWGKEERCPSHRSVNIPKVDGLVLCNEKVVRSTMEENGNASSVGDVSANVSQGIAHERANFPFVEGNAFTATLWVGLEGFHMTVNGRHETSFVYREKLEPWLVSGVKVTGGVDILSALARGLPVPEDNDLVVDVEHLKAPLVTRKRLVMLIGIFSTGNNFERRMALRRSWMQYEAARSGDVAVRFFIGLHKNSQVNLELWKEALVYGDIQLMPFVDYYSLISLKTIAICIMGTKILPAKYIMKTDDDAFVRIDQVLTSLKEKPSNGLLYGRISLDSSPHRDRDSKWYISNEEWPHDAYPPWAHGPGYIISRDIAKFIVRGHQERDLKLFKLEDVAMGIWIEQFKNSGQEVHYMTDDRFYNAGCETDYILAHYQSPRLVLCLWEKLQKEHQPACCE, from the exons ATGAAATCATTGAAAATAGCTTTGTCTATGTTCAAAATGAAGAAATGGTCCGGAGGGGTTGTGATCATAGCTCTTGCAATAATTCTGGTTTTCAGTTATAGCCTTATGGGAACTCGGACACAAAAAAAGcaatcatatgattttttccGAAATCATCCAGCTGGTGATTCTCATTTGAAGGACAACCATCCTGCTAAATCTCCTCAATTGGAACTGAAGAAAGCaacaaaatcatccaagaagccacATTATATAAATGTTGAAGGGCTTAGTGATTTGTATGCTCAAAACAATATTTCCAAGGATGAATCAAATGCCTTGGTTGTTTGGTTTCAGATGCGTTTGCTGCTGTCAAGGTCTGATGCTTTGCCTGAAACAAATCAGGGGATTAGAGAGGCTTCGATAGCATGGAAGGACTTATTGTCCAAAATCAAGGAAAACAAGGCTGCCCAGCTCTCCAATATTAACAAAACAGAGGATAAGAACTGTCCATACTCTGTAAGCACAATTGATTTGACAACATCAAGTGGTGAAACAATTCTTGATATCCCTTGTGGTCTAGCTGAAGATTCTTCCATTTCAGTACTTGGCATTCCAGATGGGCACAGCAGAAGCTTTCAGATTCAACTTCTAGGGTCTCAACTTCCAGTGGAGTCAAACCCTCCTATTATCTTGCAGTACAATGTGAGCCTACCAGGAGACAATATGACAGAGGAGCCATTTGTTGTGCAGAATACATGGACTAAAGAATATGGCTggggaaaagaagaaagatgtCCTAGTCATAGATCTGTTAACATCCCAAAAG TTGATGGACTTGTGCTTTGCAATGAAAAAGTTGTCAGAAGCACCATGGAAGAAAATGGAAATGCCAGCTCTGTTGGTGATGTATCAGCCAATGTTTCCCAAGGAATTGCCCATGAAAGAGCTAATTTCCCATTTGTTGAAGGAAATGCTTTCACTGCTACATTATGGGTTGGTTTGGAGGGATTCCATATGACAGTAAATGGAAGGCATGAAACATCTTTTGTGTACAGGGAG AAACTTGAACCATGGTTAGTGAGCGGGGTCAAAGTGACTGGTGGTGTGGACATTTTATCTGCCTTGGCAAGAGGGTTGCCTGTACCTGAAGATAATGACTTAGTGGTGGATGTTGAGCACCTGAAAGCTCCACTGGTAACAAGAAAGAGACTTGTAATGTTGATTGGGATTTTCTCCACTGGAAATAATTTCGAGCGTCGCATGGCACTGAGGAGGTCTTGGATGCAATATGAGGCTGCACGCTCAGGGGATGTAGCTGTGCGATTTTTCATTGGCCTG CACAAGAACAGTCAAGTCAATCTTGAGCTGTGGAAAGAAGCCCTGGTATATGGAGATATCCAATTGATGCCTTTCGTCGATTATTACAGCCTGATAAGTTTGAAAACAATTGCAATCTGCATTATGGGA ACCAAAATTCTCCCTGCTAAATACATAATGAAAACAGACGACGATGCTTTTGTTAGGATTGATCAAGTACTCACAAGCCTCAAGGAAAAGCCATCAAATGGTCTCTTGTATGGTCGCATATCCCTTGATTCATCGCCTCACAGGGATAGAGACAGCAAATGGTATATCAGCAACGAG GAATGGCCACATGATGCATATCCACCATGGGCTCATGGCCCCGGTTACATTATATCACGGGACATTGCAAAGTTCATTGTCCGAGGCCACCAGGAAAGAGATCTCAAG CTTTTTAAACTAGAAGATGTTGCGATGGGCATATGGATTGAGCAATTCAAGAACAGTGGTCAAGAAGTGCATTACATGACCGATGACAGGTTTTATAATGCTGGATGTGAAACAGATTATATTCTTGCCCATTATCAAAGCCCAAGGTTAGTATTATGTCTTTGGGAGAAGTTGCAGAAGGAGCACCAGCCAGCGTGCTGCGAGTAG
- the LOC7468125 gene encoding hydroxyproline O-galactosyltransferase GALT3 isoform X2: MTEEPFVVQNTWTKEYGWGKEERCPSHRSVNIPKVDGLVLCNEKVVRSTMEENGNASSVGDVSANVSQGIAHERANFPFVEGNAFTATLWVGLEGFHMTVNGRHETSFVYREKLEPWLVSGVKVTGGVDILSALARGLPVPEDNDLVVDVEHLKAPLVTRKRLVMLIGIFSTGNNFERRMALRRSWMQYEAARSGDVAVRFFIGLHKNSQVNLELWKEALVYGDIQLMPFVDYYSLISLKTIAICIMGTKILPAKYIMKTDDDAFVRIDQVLTSLKEKPSNGLLYGRISLDSSPHRDRDSKWYISNEEWPHDAYPPWAHGPGYIISRDIAKFIVRGHQERDLKLFKLEDVAMGIWIEQFKNSGQEVHYMTDDRFYNAGCETDYILAHYQSPRLVLCLWEKLQKEHQPACCE, from the exons ATGACAGAGGAGCCATTTGTTGTGCAGAATACATGGACTAAAGAATATGGCTggggaaaagaagaaagatgtCCTAGTCATAGATCTGTTAACATCCCAAAAG TTGATGGACTTGTGCTTTGCAATGAAAAAGTTGTCAGAAGCACCATGGAAGAAAATGGAAATGCCAGCTCTGTTGGTGATGTATCAGCCAATGTTTCCCAAGGAATTGCCCATGAAAGAGCTAATTTCCCATTTGTTGAAGGAAATGCTTTCACTGCTACATTATGGGTTGGTTTGGAGGGATTCCATATGACAGTAAATGGAAGGCATGAAACATCTTTTGTGTACAGGGAG AAACTTGAACCATGGTTAGTGAGCGGGGTCAAAGTGACTGGTGGTGTGGACATTTTATCTGCCTTGGCAAGAGGGTTGCCTGTACCTGAAGATAATGACTTAGTGGTGGATGTTGAGCACCTGAAAGCTCCACTGGTAACAAGAAAGAGACTTGTAATGTTGATTGGGATTTTCTCCACTGGAAATAATTTCGAGCGTCGCATGGCACTGAGGAGGTCTTGGATGCAATATGAGGCTGCACGCTCAGGGGATGTAGCTGTGCGATTTTTCATTGGCCTG CACAAGAACAGTCAAGTCAATCTTGAGCTGTGGAAAGAAGCCCTGGTATATGGAGATATCCAATTGATGCCTTTCGTCGATTATTACAGCCTGATAAGTTTGAAAACAATTGCAATCTGCATTATGGGA ACCAAAATTCTCCCTGCTAAATACATAATGAAAACAGACGACGATGCTTTTGTTAGGATTGATCAAGTACTCACAAGCCTCAAGGAAAAGCCATCAAATGGTCTCTTGTATGGTCGCATATCCCTTGATTCATCGCCTCACAGGGATAGAGACAGCAAATGGTATATCAGCAACGAG GAATGGCCACATGATGCATATCCACCATGGGCTCATGGCCCCGGTTACATTATATCACGGGACATTGCAAAGTTCATTGTCCGAGGCCACCAGGAAAGAGATCTCAAG CTTTTTAAACTAGAAGATGTTGCGATGGGCATATGGATTGAGCAATTCAAGAACAGTGGTCAAGAAGTGCATTACATGACCGATGACAGGTTTTATAATGCTGGATGTGAAACAGATTATATTCTTGCCCATTATCAAAGCCCAAGGTTAGTATTATGTCTTTGGGAGAAGTTGCAGAAGGAGCACCAGCCAGCGTGCTGCGAGTAG